Proteins encoded together in one Halalkaliarchaeum sp. AArc-CO window:
- a CDS encoding isopentenyl phosphate kinase has product MDRTEQDLLVVKLGGSVITEKDRAETLDGPALSAAADAIAAAREDGDVGRLAIVHGGGSFGHHHASRHGVTTERGTHDAAAALSIHGAMTTLNRFVLSRLHDRDVPALPVHPLSVAARESDGALSCPLEQVDAMLAEGFVPVLHGDGVVHRGEGITVLSGDELVCRLAEELDAARVGVCSTVPGVLDSDGEVIREITAFEEVADTLGASESTDVSGGMAGKVRELLALSAPAYVFGPDDLSRFLRGESPGTRIDGSG; this is encoded by the coding sequence ATGGACCGCACGGAACAGGATCTCCTCGTGGTGAAGCTCGGCGGCAGCGTGATCACCGAGAAGGATCGGGCTGAAACGCTGGACGGCCCGGCACTCTCGGCGGCAGCCGACGCGATCGCCGCGGCCAGGGAGGACGGCGATGTCGGGCGGCTCGCAATCGTCCACGGTGGTGGGAGCTTCGGCCATCACCACGCGAGCCGGCACGGGGTCACGACCGAACGCGGAACCCACGACGCGGCGGCGGCACTGTCGATCCACGGCGCGATGACGACGCTCAACCGGTTCGTGCTCTCTCGACTCCACGACCGCGACGTGCCGGCGCTTCCTGTGCATCCCCTTTCGGTCGCCGCACGCGAGTCGGACGGCGCGCTTTCGTGTCCGCTCGAACAGGTCGACGCCATGCTTGCCGAGGGGTTCGTTCCGGTGTTGCACGGCGACGGCGTCGTCCACCGCGGGGAGGGGATCACCGTGCTTTCGGGCGACGAACTCGTCTGTCGGCTGGCCGAGGAGCTCGACGCCGCTCGAGTTGGCGTCTGTTCGACCGTTCCCGGCGTGCTCGACAGCGACGGGGAGGTGATCCGGGAGATAACTGCCTTCGAGGAGGTCGCCGACACTCTCGGAGCGAGCGAGTCGACCGACGTGAGCGGCGGGATGGCCGGCAAAGTCCGCGAGCTGCTGGCGCTTTCTGCGCCGGCGTACGTGTTCGGTCCCGACGATCTCTCGCGGTTCCTCCGAGGGGAGTCGCCCGGTACGCGAATCGACGGATCCGGGTGA
- a CDS encoding Rieske 2Fe-2S domain-containing protein yields MASEFDDPYVPVISVEEATEESPQTLRVDGRTIGLFHHDGEFYATDNRCPHMGFPLTDGSVDDGILTCPWHHARFEISCGDTFDPFADDVGTYPVEVRDGDVYVDPHPPREEPPEERWRNRLEHGLQENLGLIVAKSVIGLDDAGVASSVPVRIGVQFGTRYREDGWGRGLTTLGVMANLLGDLRPEDRRRALYVGLSEVADDCAGEPPFFVQERLSTDDVTPERLKRWFQSNIEVRDSDGAERVLRAAIAADLEEPAIAELLVAAATDHLYLDNGHRLDFINKAFETLDHVGWEHADEVLPSLAPGLAAADRAEENSSWRQPIDVAQLCFDAAAELPHAVEQGSNRTWEKPDEFVDVVMGEDPREIIDQLMGAIANGATAEELANVVTHAAGRRIAQFGTSNEFRDWNTVHHTYTYANAVFCLSRRTDASEAYRGVFDAAVNVYLDRFLNTPPTPLPDPDGDRDPDEVSEELLECFEVESDEEVDRAGQLTAEFLAADGDVDRLKRALGEVLLREDVGFHPRQNLEAAFTQYDAAVDERNGRVHLIATARYLSAHTPTRRAGEQTYRIADRLNRGEKIHEA; encoded by the coding sequence CACCACGACGGAGAGTTTTACGCGACCGACAACCGCTGTCCCCACATGGGCTTTCCGCTCACGGACGGGTCAGTCGACGACGGGATACTGACGTGTCCGTGGCACCACGCCCGGTTCGAGATCTCCTGTGGGGACACGTTCGATCCGTTCGCGGACGACGTCGGGACCTATCCAGTCGAGGTTCGTGACGGCGACGTCTACGTCGATCCGCACCCGCCACGTGAGGAACCGCCCGAGGAGCGCTGGCGGAACCGGCTCGAACACGGCCTGCAGGAGAACCTCGGATTGATCGTTGCCAAATCCGTGATCGGCCTCGACGACGCCGGCGTTGCCTCCTCGGTCCCGGTCCGGATCGGAGTCCAGTTCGGCACCCGGTACCGGGAGGACGGCTGGGGACGCGGGCTCACCACGCTCGGCGTGATGGCGAACCTCCTCGGGGATCTCCGTCCGGAGGATCGACGCCGGGCACTCTACGTCGGACTCTCGGAGGTCGCCGACGACTGTGCGGGCGAACCGCCGTTTTTCGTGCAGGAACGGCTCTCCACTGACGACGTCACACCCGAGCGACTCAAGCGTTGGTTTCAAAGCAACATTGAGGTTCGCGACTCCGACGGCGCCGAGCGGGTACTCCGGGCCGCGATCGCTGCCGACCTCGAGGAGCCAGCGATCGCCGAACTGCTCGTCGCGGCGGCCACGGACCACCTGTATCTCGACAACGGCCACCGCCTGGATTTCATCAACAAGGCGTTCGAGACGCTCGATCACGTCGGGTGGGAGCACGCCGACGAGGTGCTCCCGAGTCTGGCCCCCGGACTCGCCGCCGCAGATCGGGCCGAGGAGAACTCGTCGTGGCGACAGCCGATCGACGTCGCCCAGTTGTGTTTCGACGCAGCAGCTGAACTCCCGCACGCGGTCGAACAGGGATCGAATCGAACGTGGGAAAAACCGGACGAATTCGTCGACGTCGTAATGGGAGAGGATCCACGAGAAATCATCGACCAACTGATGGGAGCCATCGCAAACGGGGCGACCGCCGAGGAGCTCGCGAACGTGGTGACCCACGCCGCCGGCAGACGAATCGCCCAGTTCGGAACGAGCAACGAGTTTCGGGACTGGAACACCGTCCATCACACCTACACGTACGCGAACGCGGTGTTTTGTCTGAGCCGGCGAACCGACGCCAGCGAGGCGTACCGAGGGGTCTTCGATGCGGCGGTGAACGTCTATCTCGACAGGTTTCTCAATACGCCGCCGACGCCGCTGCCCGATCCGGACGGGGACCGAGATCCAGACGAGGTCAGCGAGGAGCTCCTGGAGTGTTTCGAAGTCGAGAGCGACGAAGAAGTGGACCGAGCCGGCCAACTCACGGCCGAGTTCCTCGCAGCCGACGGCGACGTCGACCGTCTGAAACGAGCTCTCGGCGAAGTACTTCTGCGAGAGGATGTCGGCTTCCACCCGCGACAGAACCTCGAGGCGGCGTTCACCCAGTACGACGCCGCCGTGGACGAACGGAACGGCCGGGTACACCTAATCGCGACTGCCCGATATCTCTCCGCGCACACGCCGACCCGACGGGCCGGCGAACAGACGTATCGAATCGCCGACCGGCTCAACCGCGGCGAGAAGATCCACGAGGCGTGA